The genomic region ATGAATAGTTGCGATTATCGTATTTTTTGGGAAGAAACCGTAAAACAATTAAAAGATGAAATAGGCGAACAGGAAATATCCATGTGGTTCTCGCGTATTGGCTACGAGAGGGCAACGGATACCGTAATCGTTTTATCGGTACCTTCCGGTTTTTATCGCGATAATGTGCGGCAACGCTATGAACTTCTCATCGAAAAAAAGTTATTGGAGCTGCTCGGCTCTCGTATCAGTATTGAATTTGAAATAAAAGCCCCGCAGGCAATGGATATTCAGTCGGTACCTAAAAAAGATAAACCGGCAGGGACGTTAGCATCAGTTTCCCATGAACCGCAAAAGACGGCGCTGCCTGAAGAAAAAAAGAAGCACCCGCTGCTGAATGAACGTTATACATTCGATAAATTCGTGATAGATGCCGACAACCCCCTTCCGGCAAATGCTGCGATTGCCGTTTCAAAGAATCCCGGGACGGCTTATAATCCGCTGCTAATTTACGGTGGTGTAGGATTGGGCAAGACACACCTGATGCAGGCAATCGGCAATGCCTTGTATCAAACAACCAACTTGAAGATTTTGTATGCCCCGGCGGAAACCTTTACAAATGAGTATATCGCTCATGTAAATAAAAATAAGATGCATGAATTTAAAAATAAATACCGCAATGCGGATGTGTTGCTGCTTGATGATATTCACTTTTTGGAGAAAAAAGAAGGGACTCAAGAAGAGCTGTTCCACACTTTTAACGCCCTCTATGAAAATAATAAGCAAATCGTATTTACTTGCGACCGTCCGGTAGAAGAACTGAAAAACTTAACCGACCGGCTCCGCTCCCGCTTTACCCGCGGTCTGAGTATCGACTTAAAGATACCTTCGTATGAAACTCGCTGTGCTATTTTATTTAAAAAGCTTCAAGATGAACATTTTTCTGTTCCCGACGAAGTAGTACACCTAATTGCAAAGAATGTTTCTTCCAATGTCCGTGATTTGGAAAGTGCGCTCACTAAATTACAAGCGTATTCGGAGCTGACTGGTCCCGTTACGCTCGAAAATGCGCAGCGACTTTTACAAGACATGTTCGGATCTCCCCGTCAGCATAATATTTCAATCGACACGATTTTAAAAATCGTTGCCGACTATTTCGGTATCTCATATATCGATTTAAAAGGAAAAAAACGGACAAAAAATGTTTCTTTCCCACGGCAGGTGGCAATGTATCTGGCTCGTGAAATGACCGAATTTTCCACTACGGAAATCGGTGTTGAATTAGGCGGACGAGACCATTCGACAGTTATGCACGGGCATCAAAAAATAGAAACACAGACAGCGCTTGAACCTTCGCTGGAAGTTACCATCGCCGAGCTAAAAAAACGCATCACCAACGCCAACCAATAACGCTGATAAGTCTTGCTCAATCCGATATATCTGTATATCGGATTGAGTAGCGGCGTTAGTAGTTCTAAACAGTATTGAGTTTTCTTGAGGAAAACTCATAATTCAGAAATGTACTCAGGATGTATATTTCTTAACAATACCATTCTGAGGCCGTACTGAAGTAGTTTTTTTGTAAATCACCTGCTAAACTGCGGCAGTGGATTATACCGCTCGCCATAGTCGTAGGTATCAAGCTGTTCGTGTTTTTTAAAGAAGTTGACAACCAGATAGGTAAAGGGTGTGCAGACAACCTCTATCGTTGTCTTAAAAAGATAATTGGAAAAAGCCATTATAATTAAAACAGAAGATGCGTACAGCCCTGAAAACGAAATCATCACAAAAATGACACTGTCCAGCAGTTCTCCGACCAAAGTGGAACCGATGGTGCGCATCCACAGATGTTTACCGCTGGTAAGCACTTTCATTTTAGAAAGAACGGTAGAATTGCTGTACTCACCGACAAAGTAGCCGCAGATACTACCTGCGCTGATACGAGGCATTTGCAGCAAAATATTATTAAAATCGCTTTGCAGATTCCAGCCGCCCTCTGCCGGCAAAATACTCACCAGCCAGACATTGAACGCCATAAAAATGAGGACGACAAAACCTGTCCAAATGACTTTCCGCGTATCCCGATAGCCGTATACCTCAGTCAGCACATCTCCGAAGATATACGAAAACGGAAACAGCAGCGTTCCACCGTCAAAAACAAACGGACCGATCTGCACCATTTTTACTGCCAAAATATTCGACAGAACCAAAACACCGATAAAGAGTCCGGAAAGAACCGGCAAGAAATTCTTTTTCTTCGTGAAGCCCTTGGCTTCATCTGTCAAAATAGTATCATTCATTATTTTATTATAGCAAAATCGGAACAGCAGTGATATACTAAATATATCAGGGCAACCGCATCAGACAGTTACCTAATAACCCCGCAAAATAATTGGGGCTGTTCAACCTGTTCTTTTGAAAATAGAGGGGTATCTACTGTGTCGTACGGCAAAAAAGTATCCTCAACGTATCAAAGATACGCCTGCGGTGCTTTTTTGCCTATCTCCTTGTATCTACCGCTCTCTTTTCAAAAGGCTAACGAAAAGTCTCTTTTCAAAAGCGTCGGTTCTATGTGGTAAACTTTTATTCTGAATTTTTACATATTTGTCTGATGCGTTTGCCCTTCCTTAAAATAAAATACACGAAATTTTATTTAAAATTTCGTGCGAAGGTAAAAGTGTATTATCTGAGGAGGTATCATAAAAAGTACCGTCTGAAATTATCGCCGATACTTTTTATTTCAAGTTTGCGTTGCAAACTCGATTATTGTTATGTGCGCATTATGCGCACGGCTAAAAATTTTTTCGGAAATTGATATTTCCTGCAAAAGTTTTTATAGGAGGTAATATGAAAACAATACTGGTAACAGGAGCCCTCGGTCAAATCGGCAGTGAGCTGGTTATGCACCTACGCAAGACCTACGGCGGCAGCAATGTAATTGCAAGTGATGTAGTTAAAAAAGACATGCCGGAAGTCCTTGAATCCGGGCCGTTTGAGCAATTAAACGTATTGGAACCGCAGAAGGTTGCTGATGCATGTAAAAAATATAAGGTCGATACTGTCATTCACTTAGCAGCGCTCCTTTCCGCTGTTGCGGAACGCGATCCGCAAATGGCATTCAACATCAACATCCACGGATTATATAATATGCTGGAAATTGCCCGGGAAAACAAATACCGATTCTTTGTCCCCAGCTCTATCGCAGCCTTCGGGCCGGGTACTCCAAAAGACAAAACGCCTCAGGACACCATCCAGCGCCCGACATCGATGTACGGCGTAACCAAAGTTTCAGGCGAACTGCTCTGTGACTACTACCACAAGCGCTTCGGTGTTGACACCCGCGGCGTGCGCTTCCCCGGCCTCATCTCGTATACAACTCCTCCGGGCGGCGGCACTACCGACTATGCCGTTGACATTTATTACGAAGCGCTCAAGAACAAAAAATACGAGTGCTTTATTAAAGAAGGCACCTATATGGACATGATGTATATGCCCGATGCCCTCAAAGCAGTTCAGCAGCTTTTGGAAACAGATGAGTCAAAGTTAATCCACCGTAACGCCTTTAATATCGCCTCGATGAGCTTCACGCCGGAAATTATCGCAGCGGAAATTAAAAAGCACATCCCGGAATTCCAAATGACTTACAAGGTTGATCCCATGCGGCAGGCAATCGCCGATTCATGGCCTAACTCCATCGATGACACCTGCGCACGGAATGAATGGAACTGGAAACCCGAATACACACTGGAAACCATGACCGTCGATATGCTGGAAAAACTGAGCAAGCGACTCGGCGTTGCGTATCAGTCGGCACGGAAATAAAGAAACGTTCCAATGAGCATTAAATTTCATTGAAGAGGAGAAAACAATGAGCAATATTCACGAAATGGCTTTTTTACAACAAAAAGTACAGGAATTAAAAGATCAAGGCTTGTATAAGGTACCGGTAACCCTTGACGGGCCGAACGAAGCAGAATGCGTTATCAATGGAAAGAAGGTTATCAATCTTTCATCAAACAACTATCTGGGCTTTGCAAACCATCCCCGCTTAAAGAAGGCGGCAATCGCAGCTATTGAGACTTACGGAGCGGGAGCCGGCGCTGTCCGCCCCATCATCGGAAACATGAAAATCCACGATGAGCTAGAAGAACTACTGGCAAAGTTCAAGCGGGAAGAAGCGGTACTCACCTTCCAGTCAGGTTTTAACTGCAACGCAGGGGTTATCCAAGCGGTTACCGACAAAGGCGACCTCATCCTATCCGACGAATTAAACCATGCATCCATCATTGACGGCTCCCGCCTTTCAAAAGCCGATAAGGCAGTGTTTAAGCACTCCGACATGGCAGACTTGGAGCGGGTTTTAAAAGAGAAGCGCCCCAACTACCGCAACATCCTCATCATCACTGACGGCGTGTTCTCCATGGACGGCGACATTGCCAAGTTGCCGGAAATCGTTGCCCTTGCAGAAAAATACGAGTGCTTAACCTACGTGGATGACGCCCATGCCAGCGGTGTATTAGGCGAAAGCGGACGCGGCTCCGTTGACCACTTCCACTTGCACGGCAGAGTAGACTTTGCAATCGGCACCCTGTCCAAGGCAATCGGCGTTGTCGGCGGCTATGTTGCCGGTAAGCAGGTTACCATCGACTGGCTGAAAAACCGCGGACGCCCCTTCCTGTTCTCCACCGGACTCCCCCCCGCCGCTATCGGCGCATGTATCGAAGCCATCAAAATGCTGATGGAATCAACCGAATACACTGACCGGCTGTGGAAAAACGCCCGCTACTTCAAAGAAAAGCTCGCCCGCCTCGGCTTTAACACCGGACACAGCGAAACCCCCATTACGCCGGTCATCATCGGGGAAGAAGCGAAGACCCTTGAGTTCTCCAAAAAGCTGTTCGATAACGGCTTATTCATCGGACCGATCGTGTTCCCAACCGTACCCAAGGGCACCGGACGTGTCCGCTGTATGGTAACGGCAGGACACACCACCGAACAGCTCGACCGCGCTATCGCTATCTTCGAAAAAGTCGGAAAAGAGATGGGCATTATCGCGTAAGCTGATCTTAAACGATAAGAGACGGAAGCTATGATATAGTTTCGGTGATACGGACTGAGCCGATACGGTTCGTACAGCCTTCCGTCTCTTTATCTTTTTAGACATACCCTATAGCCACAGAAGAATTCATTTTCAAAAGCACCTCATTATTTGCGGCGCAACTTATTTACTCAAAGAGGAACACTCATGGGAAGTTTAGATTTTTTATCAACGGATTATCAATTTAAAAAATATAAGAATGTATATGCAGGGATGCTGCAAGGGTTTTATACGATTTTTCGCGTGGATACCAATGCGAAAAAATGTATCCTTACCATCGGCGCCTCTAAAGAGGCTGATGGAGAAGACATGCTCGCTCTTTTGCAGCCGCGGCTTTGCGAAATAAAAAAGGTAAAAACGCGTATCGATAACGCAACATTAATCCTTGAATATCCTATACCGGCATTAGGTAACTATAAGAAAACATTCAATTTACTGAATGATACCGTAATCCCGTTCCTTGTAGAAAATAAGTATAAATCCGGCGGATTTATCTATGGTAAAAATGATGGAACGATACGGTTGTTTCAAATAGGACTGCAATACCTGTATCTAACCGAAGCTGAACGGGCGGAAAAAGAAGCCGATCTTACCGCTCAAAAAGAAAAAGACAAAAATACGCAAGAAAATTTTTTACTCGGTACATTGGGCGTTATCGGCGTTGCATTAGCGGGGATCTTACTGTATGTTATCGTCGGAAAAATGAACCTCTATGTTTGGGCGATTCCAGTCTTACTCAGCGCAATATCCTATACTGTATACAAACGACTGGGGAAAAAATTAACCGTAAAAGCCATCGTTATGATTTTGATTGTACTGGGCATAGCGCTCGCAGCGGCAACTGTCTTGGAATACGGCTGGCGTATATACGATGCCATAAATGAAGCGCCGGATATTGAGCATATCAGCTTTTTCGATGCTTTAAAAGAAACGCCGGAGCTTATAATCACCGAACCGGATATCGCAAAGCTGGTTAAAAGAGATTTATTGGTAAACGGTGGAATTTTAATACTGGCCTCAATTATTACGATAGTAAGCGCTTACAGGCAAGAAGTACGGTTTATCAAAATAACAAGATTGGATTAAGTATAAAAAGTCATTGCATTATGCTGTATCAGTTATCAGAGGAGAGCCGATATGTTCGGATTGCGATTTGTAAAATTTGAACCAAATGAGTATATTCACGTAATTAAAAAAGGACGTGTGGTAAAAAAAGGGCGCGGGCTTTCGTTTTGGTTTTATAAACCTTCGACTTCGATTATTACCGTTCCGCTTGAAACAAAAAACGTACCGTTCATGTTTGAAGAGCTTTCGAGCGATTATCAAACGCTGACCATACAAGGTGATTTGATCTATAAAATAACAGATACCGAAAAAATTATCGATCAAGTTAATTTCTCCGTCGATCTTAAAAATTATGCGTACCTCTCGGATGATCCTGAAAAATTGAGCCGGATTATTATCAATTTGGTAAATACGATGACCAAAACCGAAGTTTCCAAGCTGCCTTTGCGGGAAGCGATACAATCAATTGATCGAATTGCAGGAGCATTAAAAGAAGCGGTGCAGCACAATGAATATCTGCAAAATTTGGGAATCACAATCACAAATATCAATATTCTTTCAATCTTGCCGAACAAAGAAACAGCGCGGGCGTTGGAAGCGGAAACGCGAGAAAATATTCTGCGCGAAGCGGATGATGCGGTGTACAAGCGGCGTAATGCAGCGGTAGAGCAGGAGCGGAAAATAAAAGAAAATGAATTGAATACGCAGATCGCAGTTGAAGAAAAACAGCGGCAAATTATGGAAGCGCACATGGAGGGGAAACGAACGGTTCAAGAAAAGAAACGGGTTATTTTACAGGAAGATATGGCGTTCAAAATTAAGCAGGAGCAGGAAAATGCGAAGCTTATTGAAATTTCCGTTAAGAACAAGAAGACCGAAGCGGATATTAAAGCCTATTCGCTGAACGCCGTTCTGGAGCCGATGTCCAAGATCAATCCCGAAATTATCAAAGCGCTTTCTTCAATCGGTATGGCGCCCGAAAAGCTGATCGCAAATGCATTTACCGGGCTCGCGGAAAATGCCGGTAAAATCGGCGAGCTGAACATCAGTTCGGAACTGTTACAGCAGCTGATGAAAAAATAATGGACAGGCTGATTATTATCCGCCGTCCGACTCGTTTGGACGCGCTTGTCGCGCGGTTTAATACAAAGCAGCAGGCTCAATTTTACATCGAACATCTGAATGCGGATTTTAAGGATTATGAAGCGGAACACGAAACGTACTATGCGGTATTGGATAGGCTGGTAAAAACCGCGCAAGGTATCGGCAACGTACAAGTTATCGACTGGAAATTTTTACCGAATTTTATATTCGGCAAAAATGATACGGTTATTACCGTCGGACAGGACGGCCTTATTGCCAATACTCTGAAATATCTGGAAGCGCAAAAACTGATCGGCATTAATCCCGACCCGAGCAGGTGGGACGGCGTCCTGTCTCAGTTTTCCGTAGATGAGGCCGGAACGGTTATCAGGCAGGCATTGAATGATGAGGCAACCGTAAAGCAGGTTACCAAAGCGAAAGTACAGCTTTCCGATAATCAGGTGCTGTATGCCGTCAACGATTTTTTTATCGGTGTTAAAAATCATGCGTCGGCGCGGTATGCTATTACGGTTGACGGAGCCGTAGAAAATCAATCTTCAAGCGGCATTATCGTTTCTACGCCGCTCGGACGCTCCGGTTGGATGAAAAGCGTATTGGCAGGCGCTTCGGGAATTACCGGCCGCTTATCAAAACAATCGCTCGCAATTAAAGCGAAGTCCGTCATCGATTGGGGCAAAGAACAACTCACCTTTGCCGTGAGGGAACCGTTCCCGAGCGTCAACACCGGTACAAAGATTATTTTCGGTTCTATCACCCCCGGTACGGATTTCTGCGTTGAATCGAGGATGGGAGAAAACGGCATCATCTTTTCCGACGGCATTCAAGATGATTATCTGGATTTTAATTATTCGGTTGTCGCGCGTATTTCCATTGCAGATTCCAAAGGCAATATCGTGGTGAAATAAACACTCGGTCTTTCATTAACATATTCTCCTCAAAGGAGTAATACCATGAAAAAGATAGACATACTCTGTGTCTTATATGTTTTTTCTACGGTTGCAATATATGCACAAAATAGCGATACTGCTTTATTAAAAGATATTTCATATTCTATTCCTAACAATTTCTATATCATAGATTATGCCATCGGAAACTTCATTTCTAAAGAAGAGACTTCTATCATTATTTTTTGTGATGCTGTAAAAATTAAAAACGCATCAAAAACGGTGCAGAAAACATTCTTATATGAGGTTCATAACGAAAAGCCTAAATTGTGGGGAGAATTAAAAATCAATTGCTGCTATTATAATTATGAAGAAAACATGGATTCTTTTTATAAATCTTTGAAAATGGAACAGGACTTATCAGCATTAGGCAAGCCCTATCGTTTTGGTTGGGTAGGAGATTTTAATGAGAATGGAATTACAGAACTTATGTTTGCTCAATCAGCATACTCAGAAGAAGGTGCGACTTTG from Treponema vincentii harbors:
- the dnaA gene encoding chromosomal replication initiator protein DnaA; translated protein: MNSCDYRIFWEETVKQLKDEIGEQEISMWFSRIGYERATDTVIVLSVPSGFYRDNVRQRYELLIEKKLLELLGSRISIEFEIKAPQAMDIQSVPKKDKPAGTLASVSHEPQKTALPEEKKKHPLLNERYTFDKFVIDADNPLPANAAIAVSKNPGTAYNPLLIYGGVGLGKTHLMQAIGNALYQTTNLKILYAPAETFTNEYIAHVNKNKMHEFKNKYRNADVLLLDDIHFLEKKEGTQEELFHTFNALYENNKQIVFTCDRPVEELKNLTDRLRSRFTRGLSIDLKIPSYETRCAILFKKLQDEHFSVPDEVVHLIAKNVSSNVRDLESALTKLQAYSELTGPVTLENAQRLLQDMFGSPRQHNISIDTILKIVADYFGISYIDLKGKKRTKNVSFPRQVAMYLAREMTEFSTTEIGVELGGRDHSTVMHGHQKIETQTALEPSLEVTIAELKKRITNANQ
- a CDS encoding queuosine precursor transporter, encoding MNDTILTDEAKGFTKKKNFLPVLSGLFIGVLVLSNILAVKMVQIGPFVFDGGTLLFPFSYIFGDVLTEVYGYRDTRKVIWTGFVVLIFMAFNVWLVSILPAEGGWNLQSDFNNILLQMPRISAGSICGYFVGEYSNSTVLSKMKVLTSGKHLWMRTIGSTLVGELLDSVIFVMISFSGLYASSVLIIMAFSNYLFKTTIEVVCTPFTYLVVNFFKKHEQLDTYDYGERYNPLPQFSR
- a CDS encoding L-threonine 3-dehydrogenase — translated: MKTILVTGALGQIGSELVMHLRKTYGGSNVIASDVVKKDMPEVLESGPFEQLNVLEPQKVADACKKYKVDTVIHLAALLSAVAERDPQMAFNINIHGLYNMLEIARENKYRFFVPSSIAAFGPGTPKDKTPQDTIQRPTSMYGVTKVSGELLCDYYHKRFGVDTRGVRFPGLISYTTPPGGGTTDYAVDIYYEALKNKKYECFIKEGTYMDMMYMPDALKAVQQLLETDESKLIHRNAFNIASMSFTPEIIAAEIKKHIPEFQMTYKVDPMRQAIADSWPNSIDDTCARNEWNWKPEYTLETMTVDMLEKLSKRLGVAYQSARK
- a CDS encoding glycine C-acetyltransferase, whose product is MSNIHEMAFLQQKVQELKDQGLYKVPVTLDGPNEAECVINGKKVINLSSNNYLGFANHPRLKKAAIAAIETYGAGAGAVRPIIGNMKIHDELEELLAKFKREEAVLTFQSGFNCNAGVIQAVTDKGDLILSDELNHASIIDGSRLSKADKAVFKHSDMADLERVLKEKRPNYRNILIITDGVFSMDGDIAKLPEIVALAEKYECLTYVDDAHASGVLGESGRGSVDHFHLHGRVDFAIGTLSKAIGVVGGYVAGKQVTIDWLKNRGRPFLFSTGLPPAAIGACIEAIKMLMESTEYTDRLWKNARYFKEKLARLGFNTGHSETPITPVIIGEEAKTLEFSKKLFDNGLFIGPIVFPTVPKGTGRVRCMVTAGHTTEQLDRAIAIFEKVGKEMGIIA
- a CDS encoding SPFH domain-containing protein, whose product is MFGLRFVKFEPNEYIHVIKKGRVVKKGRGLSFWFYKPSTSIITVPLETKNVPFMFEELSSDYQTLTIQGDLIYKITDTEKIIDQVNFSVDLKNYAYLSDDPEKLSRIIINLVNTMTKTEVSKLPLREAIQSIDRIAGALKEAVQHNEYLQNLGITITNINILSILPNKETARALEAETRENILREADDAVYKRRNAAVEQERKIKENELNTQIAVEEKQRQIMEAHMEGKRTVQEKKRVILQEDMAFKIKQEQENAKLIEISVKNKKTEADIKAYSLNAVLEPMSKINPEIIKALSSIGMAPEKLIANAFTGLAENAGKIGELNISSELLQQLMKK
- a CDS encoding NAD(+)/NADH kinase, producing MDRLIIIRRPTRLDALVARFNTKQQAQFYIEHLNADFKDYEAEHETYYAVLDRLVKTAQGIGNVQVIDWKFLPNFIFGKNDTVITVGQDGLIANTLKYLEAQKLIGINPDPSRWDGVLSQFSVDEAGTVIRQALNDEATVKQVTKAKVQLSDNQVLYAVNDFFIGVKNHASARYAITVDGAVENQSSSGIIVSTPLGRSGWMKSVLAGASGITGRLSKQSLAIKAKSVIDWGKEQLTFAVREPFPSVNTGTKIIFGSITPGTDFCVESRMGENGIIFSDGIQDDYLDFNYSVVARISIADSKGNIVVK